A genome region from candidate division KSB1 bacterium includes the following:
- a CDS encoding glycosyltransferase family 4 protein, translating into MNLLFLTYQGGGAGSTYSIHYLASGLAERGHKVYVGCPKESLLYRLVSQSRATAIGMRFRSKTDRSNIRHIRNIVKSRHIQLINAQSGKDRYTSILANWLYALHCPVVHTRRQIPASSGIFLQNWFYTHGTRQIVAVSYGVRDALVELGIPPSHITVIHNGTPPEKYKLEHCERINELKTVFNIQPDTTILGCVSRKKQQEQLLQALKHLNRPVTLFLIGVTERPEYKQITNQYTLPHTIHYLGHIEQKDALYYYKLFDIKILPSVTEGVSQAILEAMALNVPVIATRAAGNIDIIQDGVNGLFFEAGDCEGLARTIEKLLHDKKLYKKLSRNGCYTATETFSIQETIRKYEQFFENLIKTP; encoded by the coding sequence ATGAATTTATTATTTTTGACATATCAAGGCGGTGGGGCGGGTTCCACTTATTCCATCCATTATCTGGCTTCCGGCCTTGCGGAGCGCGGTCACAAGGTCTATGTAGGCTGTCCCAAAGAATCTCTTTTATATCGACTCGTCAGTCAGTCCCGGGCCACGGCCATTGGTATGAGGTTCCGCAGCAAAACGGACAGAAGCAATATTCGACATATCCGCAATATCGTCAAATCCAGACACATTCAATTGATCAACGCCCAGTCCGGCAAGGACCGCTACACCTCAATACTCGCCAACTGGCTTTATGCCCTACATTGTCCGGTTGTTCACACCAGACGCCAGATACCTGCCAGTTCGGGTATTTTTCTACAAAACTGGTTTTACACGCATGGCACCCGGCAAATTGTAGCCGTAAGCTACGGTGTCCGGGATGCGCTGGTAGAGCTTGGCATTCCTCCATCCCACATAACCGTAATCCATAACGGGACACCGCCGGAAAAATACAAACTTGAACATTGCGAACGAATTAACGAATTAAAAACGGTTTTTAATATTCAACCCGACACCACCATACTGGGGTGTGTTTCCCGAAAAAAGCAGCAGGAGCAGCTGCTGCAGGCGCTGAAACACTTGAACCGTCCGGTAACCTTATTCCTGATCGGAGTCACGGAACGGCCGGAATATAAACAAATCACAAATCAATACACGCTACCACATACGATTCATTATTTGGGTCATATTGAACAAAAAGATGCACTGTATTACTATAAATTGTTTGACATAAAAATTCTTCCGTCTGTGACAGAAGGGGTTTCCCAGGCGATCCTGGAGGCCATGGCATTAAATGTGCCGGTTATTGCGACCCGTGCTGCGGGAAATATCGATATCATTCAGGATGGCGTCAACGGTCTTTTTTTTGAAGCGGGTGACTGCGAAGGGTTGGCGCGCACTATTGAGAAACTTTTGCACGACAAGAAATTGTATAAAAAATTGAGCCGAAACGGTTGTTACACGGCCACTGAGACCTTTTCCATTCAGGAAACAATCCGTAAATACGAACAATTTTTTGAAAACCTGATAAAAACCCCATGA
- a CDS encoding ABC transporter ATP-binding protein: protein MNLYKRVFSYLFPYWKHMLLALLLTLVYVTSNYASYWISASFIKELFNPTKVESVEPKSSDETGLTENVTDNVFKSEKGDLEKRINDWIKSVLVAPDRERTLINICFVIFMAFFVKNLSAYLRRITIFYIQLNIVIRLRQQIHETLMRLPLLFLGTRHTGKYTSVAFNDVNALQQVLKDSFIKLINHPIQLIVNIVLLFMISWRLTLISILIVPVSAFIIVKIGQSLRRKSRRVFRQISVVMSAFQESVSAVRIVKAFTSESKEQGRFESANHKYFKKEFRAKRLNFLTSPLNETLGVGIFVVLLWYGGNQVYAGTGLSAESFLRYLVMMFALFQPLREFSGLNNKLQTGMAAAERIFELIDSPKEVYDKPKAKRLNRFKQSIELKHVTFAYEPGHTVLRDIHLTINKGEMVAFVGHSGAGKSTLVDLIPRFYEIEFGEILVDGINVKEYTLNSLRDKIGMVSQETVLFNDTVRMNIGYGVNSYTDKDIIAAAKHANAWEFIKDLEHRLDTVIGERGSNLSGGQRQRLSIARAIMKNTPIMILDEATSALDTQSEKLVQSAIDNLMKNRTVLAIAHRLSTVIHADKIVVMDQGRIVAMGKHEELLKQSPVYQNLYEMQFNNEPGS, encoded by the coding sequence ATGAACCTTTATAAAAGAGTATTCTCTTATCTTTTCCCTTATTGGAAGCACATGCTGCTTGCCCTGCTGCTGACCCTGGTTTATGTGACATCCAATTACGCTTCCTACTGGATATCCGCATCCTTTATAAAAGAGCTCTTTAATCCGACAAAGGTTGAATCCGTCGAACCCAAAAGCAGCGATGAAACCGGTTTAACAGAAAATGTCACTGATAATGTTTTCAAATCCGAGAAAGGTGATCTGGAAAAGCGAATAAACGATTGGATAAAATCCGTGCTGGTGGCGCCGGACCGGGAACGAACGCTGATCAATATCTGTTTTGTGATATTTATGGCGTTTTTTGTCAAAAATTTATCTGCTTATCTCAGACGGATAACTATTTTTTATATTCAGCTGAACATTGTGATTAGGTTGCGGCAGCAAATTCATGAAACCCTGATGCGATTGCCGTTGCTTTTTCTGGGAACGCGGCATACCGGAAAATACACCTCGGTTGCCTTTAATGACGTGAATGCACTGCAGCAGGTGCTGAAAGACAGTTTTATCAAACTGATCAATCATCCCATTCAGCTGATTGTAAATATCGTTCTGCTGTTTATGATCAGTTGGCGCCTTACGCTTATCTCGATCCTGATTGTTCCGGTCAGTGCCTTTATTATTGTAAAAATCGGTCAGAGCCTGAGACGAAAGAGCCGCAGAGTGTTTCGGCAGATTTCCGTGGTCATGTCCGCTTTTCAGGAATCCGTATCGGCGGTTCGAATCGTCAAGGCATTCACTTCTGAATCAAAAGAGCAGGGACGCTTTGAATCCGCGAATCATAAATATTTTAAAAAAGAATTTCGGGCCAAGCGATTAAATTTTCTGACCAGTCCTCTTAATGAGACGCTGGGTGTCGGAATTTTTGTTGTGCTGCTGTGGTATGGCGGTAATCAGGTTTATGCGGGCACCGGATTGTCTGCGGAAAGCTTTCTGCGCTATCTTGTCATGATGTTTGCGCTCTTTCAGCCGCTACGTGAATTTTCCGGATTGAATAATAAACTGCAGACAGGCATGGCAGCCGCGGAACGGATTTTCGAACTCATTGACTCGCCAAAAGAAGTTTACGATAAACCCAAAGCCAAACGCCTGAATCGGTTTAAGCAGTCCATCGAATTGAAACATGTGACATTTGCCTATGAACCGGGACACACTGTGCTCCGGGATATTCATTTAACAATCAACAAAGGTGAAATGGTGGCGTTTGTTGGACACAGCGGCGCCGGAAAATCTACTCTGGTTGATTTGATCCCGCGTTTTTACGAAATCGAATTCGGCGAGATACTTGTGGACGGGATTAATGTTAAAGAATATACACTCAACTCTTTGCGCGACAAGATTGGTATGGTATCGCAAGAGACTGTTTTGTTCAATGATACCGTACGCATGAATATCGGTTATGGGGTCAATTCCTATACTGATAAAGATATTATCGCCGCCGCCAAGCATGCCAACGCGTGGGAATTTATCAAGGACCTTGAACATCGACTGGATACCGTGATCGGCGAGCGGGGATCGAATCTTTCCGGAGGCCAGCGGCAAAGACTTTCTATCGCGCGCGCCATTATGAAGAACACGCCTATTATGATTTTGGACGAAGCCACCTCGGCTTTGGACACCCAGTCTGAAAAACTGGTTCAATCGGCTATTGATAATCTAATGAAAAACAGAACGGTTCTGGCGATTGCGCATCGGTTGTCAACGGTAATACATGCAGACAAGATTGTGGTCATGGATCAGGGGCGAATTGTCGCGATGGGCAAGCACGAGGAACTGCTCAAACAAAGTCCTGTTTATCAAAATCTCTATGAAATGCAATTCAATAATGAACCCGGCTCATAA
- a CDS encoding L-threonylcarbamoyladenylate synthase, which produces MGCPIIKINQKTPEHGKIERAAQVLINGGVIGYPTETVYGLGCNAYNSHAVERIYKLKQRDRRKALILIAGDIMQISDMVETIPESAERLINNFWPGPLTLIFESSSRIREFAFGRSKTVAIRIPDSLICQELIKETGFPLVSTSANRSGEPAATTAQQVKKVFQSEIDLIIDGGKTFETTPSTLVDITKTPARIVREGAISSLEINTVLETV; this is translated from the coding sequence ATGGGTTGTCCAATCATAAAAATAAATCAAAAAACTCCCGAACATGGTAAAATTGAGCGCGCCGCCCAGGTATTAATTAATGGTGGTGTGATTGGTTATCCTACTGAAACGGTTTATGGCCTGGGGTGTAATGCCTATAACAGCCATGCGGTGGAGCGCATCTATAAACTGAAGCAAAGAGACCGTCGAAAAGCGTTGATTCTGATAGCCGGGGACATTATGCAGATCAGTGATATGGTGGAAACCATCCCTGAATCTGCAGAGCGTCTGATCAATAATTTTTGGCCGGGTCCTTTGACCCTGATTTTCGAATCTTCCTCCCGTATTCGTGAATTTGCGTTTGGGCGTTCAAAGACGGTTGCCATTCGCATTCCTGATTCACTGATCTGCCAGGAGTTAATCAAAGAAACAGGCTTTCCCCTGGTATCCACCAGCGCCAATCGAAGCGGTGAACCGGCGGCAACTACGGCGCAGCAGGTTAAAAAAGTGTTTCAATCAGAAATCGATTTGATCATCGACGGCGGAAAGACTTTTGAAACCACTCCTTCAACACTGGTTGATATTACCAAAACACCGGCCCGAATTGTGAGGGAAGGCGCCATTTCGAGTCTTGAAATCAATACCGTACTAGAAACCGTTTAA
- a CDS encoding single-stranded DNA-binding protein, which produces MAFDSKGTVNKVILIGRLGQDPELKYTASGAAVLNLSIATNTSYKDRDGNYVDNTEWNRVVVWRKIAEAIANMAKKGSRVYVEGRLQTRSWDDQNGNKRYTTEVQADQIQMLESSGGSGGNYSSNNSNSVQDSQQAPPPEPDVPEAQEKMEDDLPF; this is translated from the coding sequence ATGGCTTTCGACAGCAAGGGAACAGTAAACAAGGTTATTCTGATCGGAAGATTGGGACAGGATCCGGAACTCAAGTATACCGCAAGTGGAGCTGCTGTTTTAAATTTATCCATCGCCACCAACACGTCCTACAAAGACAGAGACGGGAATTATGTTGACAACACCGAATGGAACCGGGTTGTGGTTTGGCGTAAAATAGCAGAAGCAATCGCCAATATGGCCAAGAAAGGCAGCCGCGTTTATGTGGAAGGTCGTCTTCAGACTCGTTCATGGGATGATCAAAACGGTAATAAACGTTATACGACAGAAGTACAGGCGGATCAGATTCAAATGCTGGAAAGCTCCGGAGGAAGTGGCGGCAACTATTCATCCAATAATTCAAATTCCGTCCAGGACTCCCAGCAGGCACCGCCTCCGGAACCTGATGTTCCGGAAGCACAGGAAAAGATGGAAGATGATCTCCCGTTTTAG
- a CDS encoding cytidine deaminase — MDTHRLIELAIQARKPELAPYSGFSVGAALLTQTGHVYTGCNIESSSYGLTICAERVALFKALSEGETKFSAIAIVAPGSNGAPPCGACRQLLNDYAPNLFVHIASLNGEVNTETIKDLLPLAFDGGFLSDE; from the coding sequence ATGGATACTCATCGATTGATAGAGCTGGCCATTCAGGCCAGAAAGCCGGAATTGGCGCCTTACTCCGGGTTTTCGGTTGGAGCTGCTTTGTTGACGCAAACCGGTCATGTATATACCGGTTGTAATATTGAATCCAGCTCCTATGGATTAACGATTTGTGCAGAGCGTGTGGCCTTGTTCAAGGCGCTGTCAGAGGGGGAGACAAAATTTTCAGCCATCGCTATAGTCGCGCCCGGCAGCAACGGCGCACCGCCCTGCGGCGCCTGCAGACAGCTTTTAAATGATTATGCCCCCAACCTTTTTGTGCATATCGCATCGCTCAATGGTGAGGTTAATACAGAAACCATCAAAGACCTGCTGCCGCTTGCGTTCGACGGAGGGTTTTTGTCCGATGAATAA
- the udk gene encoding uridine kinase yields MNNEQSIKIIGIAGSSGSGKSFFARVLSSAFPEHNVIILSQDHYYKDLSEVPEQERQALNFDQPEAVDFELLGTHLYALKNGEPVYQPLYDFAHHNRLSETRYVEPKDIIILDGILVLSVSSIRDLCDIKVYVDTPLDLCFIRRLQRDIVERGRTVDSVIQQYCKSVRPMFLEYVQPCRDHADVVVKGQGDMLADRERILELMNPVCMDNKA; encoded by the coding sequence ATGAATAATGAGCAATCTATAAAGATTATCGGGATCGCCGGGAGCTCTGGTTCGGGAAAAAGCTTTTTTGCACGTGTTTTAAGTTCCGCCTTTCCTGAGCATAATGTGATCATACTATCCCAGGATCATTATTATAAAGATTTGTCCGAGGTGCCGGAGCAGGAGCGTCAGGCTTTGAATTTTGATCAACCCGAGGCCGTAGATTTTGAATTGCTTGGAACTCATCTCTATGCGCTGAAAAATGGCGAGCCTGTCTATCAACCTCTCTATGATTTTGCGCACCATAACCGATTATCCGAAACCCGCTATGTCGAACCCAAAGACATTATAATACTGGATGGTATATTGGTTCTTTCCGTTTCATCCATTCGCGATTTGTGTGATATAAAAGTGTATGTCGATACTCCTCTTGATTTGTGTTTTATACGACGGTTGCAGCGGGACATTGTTGAGCGGGGCCGGACTGTCGATTCGGTCATTCAGCAGTATTGTAAAAGTGTACGTCCGATGTTTTTAGAATATGTACAGCCCTGCCGGGATCATGCTGATGTGGTTGTAAAGGGACAGGGGGATATGCTGGCCGATCGTGAGCGTATTTTGGAATTGATGAACCCGGTATGTATGGATAACAAGGCATAG